The nucleotide window CCCCTGCACATGGACCTTGGCAACGAGGCAAGCGTGCAGCAGGCCATTGCCACTACCATCAGCACTTTCGGCCGCCTCGATGTGGTGGTCAATAATGCGGGCTACGGCCAGGTAGGCGCCCTGGAGGAGCTCTCCGACCAGGAAGCCCGCCAGAACTTTGAGGTCAACGTGTTTGGCGTGCTCAATGTGCTGCGCGCTGCCACGCCCCACCTGCGGGCCCAGGGCGCGGGCCGGGTGTTTAATATTTCCTCCGTCGGCGGATTTTTTGGCTCGTTTCCCGGCTGGGGAATCTACTGTGCCACCAAGTTTGCCGTCGACGGCCTCACCGAGTCTTACGCCGCCGAGGTCCGGCCCTTCGGCATTCAGGCCACTACGGTGAAGCCCGGCTACTTCCGCACCGGATTTTTGGCAACCGGCTCCATCGGCCGGCCCCAGACACCTATCGGGGCCTACCAGTCGGTGCGCGACTCGCAGGCGCTGCACGATGAGCAGCTCAACGGCAACCAGCCCGGCGACCCGGAAAAAGCCGTAGCCGTGCTGATTCAAGCCAGTGAAGCCCCCGACCAGCCCCTGCACCTGTTCCTGGGCGAAGATGCCTACCAGATGGCGGCCAATAAAATCGGGGCCGTGCAGCAGGATATGCAGCAGTGGCAAGCCCTGGCTACGGCCACGGGGTTTGACAACTAATACCTCCGGTTCTGACGAGGCTGAGCCGACGCCATCCGTCCGCTGCGCAGCACAACATTCCCTTTATTAGAAAGCCCTTTCTCGTTTCGCACGGGAAAGGGCTTTTGCTTGCAGCGCCGGCAAAGCACCTGAATGGTCAGCGCATTTCACGTAAGAGCGTTTAGTTCATTCCAGTGGATGGATGGCGTTGGCTGCGCCTCGCCAGGACAAGCTGCCGCTGTAGGGGCATTTTATATTCTATATTCTGAAGATTTACTGCCTCTTTTGTAGTATCGTATGGCAAGAGCCGGCTGTCTGCCGTATGTAGAGCTTTTGTCTTTGGTCGGAACCCAGTGGGTTGACAAGGGGTGAATACGACTATTGCCTCCTGTTGCCTTCCTACACCCTTGTGCTTTTGCGAACTGCCTACTTTCTATTAGTGCTCCTGAGTCTGCTGACCGTGCAGACCTTTGCCCAGTCTTCCTACCGACGCGTAAAAGCCCGCAACGGCGACGGGGTAGAAACTCTGCTGCTGCGCAACGGCCTAAATCCGCGCCAGTATGGAGCCTCCTTTAAGCAGCTCAATAGGAAAAACCTGACCCGCCGCAACGGTCTGGTTACCGGCCGTACCTACCTGCTGCCCAAGCGCGCCGTTACCCGCAAAACCCCAGCCCGCACCACTCGAAGCACCCGCACGGCCCGTACCGCCACCGCCGCTCCGCAAGTCGTGGGCAAAGGCCCCATCAGCAAATCGGTTCTGTTTGGCCCCCGCTACGGGGCCCCCGCCGCCCGCTACGGCACGCTGCGGGGTGCGGTGTACTACCTGTCTTCCGGCCACGGCGGCCCCGACCCCGGCGCCATCGGCAAGTACGGTTCCTACAAGCTGGCCGAGGATGAGTACGCCTACGACGTGACCGTGCGCCTGGCCCGGGTGCTGCTCGAATACGGCGCTACGGTGTACGTGATGGTGCAGGACCCCAACGACGGTATACGCGACGAGAACGTGCTGCCCATGGACTACGACGAAGTGCAGTACCCCAATCTGCGCATCCCGCTCAGCCAGGTGCAGCGCCTGCGCCAGCGCATTGCCCAGGTCAACCGGCTGCACGCCCGCCACAAAGGAGCTTACCAGCGCCTGCTGGCCTTGCACGTCGACAGCCGCAGCGAGGGCCAGAACATCGACGTGTTCTTCTACCACCACGCCAACAGTCCCACGGGCGAACGGCTGGCCCGCAACATTCACCGGGTCTTTACCAGCCGCTACAAACGCTCCCAGCCCAACCGCCCCTACTCGGGCAACGTGTCGGAGCGCAGCAACCTGTATGAGGTGCGCAACAGCCACGCCGCGGCCGTTTTTATGGAACTAGGCAACATCCGCAACCAGAAAGACCAGCGCCGCTTCGTGGTGGCCGACAACCGGCAAGCCCTGGCCAACTGGATTGCCGAAGGCATCATTGCCGATTACCGGGGCAAGAAGTAGGTCCCGCTTTCCGCTCGAATTCGTCTACCGCTGCTTATGCGCGCTTATATCAACCAGGACGCGACTGGCGAATGGGCCAGCACCAACTGCTTTGCTGCCGCCGACGGGTTCCGGCAGATGGGCTGGGAAATTGTGCCGTTCCACCGCTTCAGCGAACTACTCCACGACGAGCCCGAAGACATTGTCGTCAGCCATATTGATGACGTGGAAGGCGCACTTCGGGCCCTGGGCTGCGCCGTGCCGCCCGCCCTGGACTACCCAGCCGAGCTGGCCCCGTTTCTGGGGCGGCGCCTGTGGCAATCGACCATCAACGAGGTAGCCGCCGACCCTTCGCAGTGGCCGGTGTTTGTGAAGCCCCGGCTGGCCCGCAAAAAGTTTACCGGCGTGCTGGTGCGCCACTTTCGCGACCTGGCCGGCTGCGGCGACCAGGCCGAAAATACGCCCGTATGGTGTGCCGAGCCCGTGCAGTTCGTGGCCGAGTGGTGCTGCTTCGTGCGCTACGGCGAGGTGCTGGCCGCCCAGCCCTACCGCGGCGACTGGCGCGCCCATTTCGACCCGCGCGTGGTAGAAGCTGCCGTGGCGGCCTATTCCGAAGCGCCCAAAGCCTACGCCCTCGACATCGGCCTTACCGCTGCCGGGCCACGTTGGTCATTGAAATAAATGAGGGCTACTCTATCGGGAGCTACGGCCTACCGCCGCTGCGCTATGCCAAGTTCCTGAGTGCCCGCTGGGCCGAGCTGACGGGCACTACTGACGCCTGTAACTTCTGAGCCCAGAGCTTCTTTTGCGTGTTTCCCTCCTAGCCTATGCGTAAAAAAGACCGTTTAGCCCGTTTGAAAGCTGCCGTGTTTTCTGGTAGCCGGGAAGCGGCGTACGGGGCCTGTCAGGCGCTGTACCACTTTGGCGGGGGCTTCAGCAAAACGGCGCAGCGCCGGTGCCACCGGTTTCTGGTGTCCTTGCTCGACCACGAAGACGCCCACATTCGCAATGCGGCGGCTCTCACTTTCCGGCACAACCGGGCCAGTTGGGCCGTGGCACCTCTGCTTTGCGCCCTGCACAACCCCGCCAACCTGCGCAGCCGGGGCACCCTGGCTTATGCGCTGGAGCAGCTGAACTGTCGCCGGCACCTGGGCTCCTTGTTTCGGGCGTTATTTGGGGCAGCCGGCAATAGCTGGGAAGTGCAGATGCACATTCTGACCATTCTGGAAACTCAAACCTTCACGTACACCCCGGCCGAAATCCGCCATATTCAGCAGCAGTGGGAAAGCCTCAAGCTCGACTGGAACCGGCTGAATAATATCCCCGTGGGGAGCGGTGCTAAAGGCGCGTTGGATGAAAAGTTAATCCAGCAGTTTGTGGATCAGTATGCGGCGGCTACTGACTAATTCAACCCCGGCTACAGTTCACGTGTGAGGGCCTGCTGAGCGGAGTTGATGAATCCTTAGGGCCAGATGGTATACGTGGCCTCGGGCGAGGTAATGGTGCCCGTCCAGGCCTTATGCTCCGTGGCTTCCCTACTGCTTTCAATAGAGTAAACAGCCCGCATCCGGCAGCTAACTCCGGGCCCGTTGATTTTTTTGCTGCGCGGTGAATTTTGCCATACGTCACCAATTTTGGGGTCTGTGTTAAAAGTTACAGGGAATACGAAGAAGCCGCCCGGCGCAATGGTTACCGTAGAAGCAAAATTCTTGTCCCACCCGCGGCCGGCTTTCACCGCTCGCACCTTACGGCCATCGGTGTACGTCAGGTCAAATGACAGCCCAAAATAGCCCCAGCTGTTCCACTCTTCGAACAAGTTAACTGGCCGCTCTGAAGTATTGGTAAGCAGGACGTAAAAGCAACCGGTATGATCAAAGCTGATAACCGGGCCTACTGAGACATTATTTGAATAATCGGTCGGAATAATGGTCAGCGTCAGGCGGGGCTTGGTTTGAGCAAAAGCCTGAGGAACCGTATCCAGCAGCAGGAGCAGCAAGAACAACGTAAGCTTTGACATAGAACTGGCGGCGTAGGGAAAGCAGGTTGACAAGAACACGCCCCAAAGCTACCCCAGCATCTTGGGCAACCAACCCCGCCGCCCGCCTACTTCCCGAGAAAAGTTACCTTCGTGGGACCCAATCTTCCATCCCACCCAACCCTTTTCTCATGACTAACCCCCATGACCACGCCCACATCGGCGGCCAGCAGCTGCGCCCCGAGAGTTTGATGATGAGCTACGGCTATACGCCCGCCTGGAGCGAAGGCGCCATCAA belongs to Hymenobacter cellulosilyticus and includes:
- a CDS encoding SDR family oxidoreductase, translated to MIPNNVWFVTGASKGLGLTLVQKLLARGYRVAATSRNLSELQQAAPTDNPNFLPLHMDLGNEASVQQAIATTISTFGRLDVVVNNAGYGQVGALEELSDQEARQNFEVNVFGVLNVLRAATPHLRAQGAGRVFNISSVGGFFGSFPGWGIYCATKFAVDGLTESYAAEVRPFGIQATTVKPGYFRTGFLATGSIGRPQTPIGAYQSVRDSQALHDEQLNGNQPGDPEKAVAVLIQASEAPDQPLHLFLGEDAYQMAANKIGAVQQDMQQWQALATATGFDN
- a CDS encoding N-acetylmuramoyl-L-alanine amidase family protein, producing the protein MLLSLLTVQTFAQSSYRRVKARNGDGVETLLLRNGLNPRQYGASFKQLNRKNLTRRNGLVTGRTYLLPKRAVTRKTPARTTRSTRTARTATAAPQVVGKGPISKSVLFGPRYGAPAARYGTLRGAVYYLSSGHGGPDPGAIGKYGSYKLAEDEYAYDVTVRLARVLLEYGATVYVMVQDPNDGIRDENVLPMDYDEVQYPNLRIPLSQVQRLRQRIAQVNRLHARHKGAYQRLLALHVDSRSEGQNIDVFFYHHANSPTGERLARNIHRVFTSRYKRSQPNRPYSGNVSERSNLYEVRNSHAAAVFMELGNIRNQKDQRRFVVADNRQALANWIAEGIIADYRGKK
- a CDS encoding ATP-grasp domain-containing protein — its product is MRAYINQDATGEWASTNCFAAADGFRQMGWEIVPFHRFSELLHDEPEDIVVSHIDDVEGALRALGCAVPPALDYPAELAPFLGRRLWQSTINEVAADPSQWPVFVKPRLARKKFTGVLVRHFRDLAGCGDQAENTPVWCAEPVQFVAEWCCFVRYGEVLAAQPYRGDWRAHFDPRVVEAAVAAYSEAPKAYALDIGLTAAGPRWSLK